The genomic stretch cGACACCACCGAGGAGGCGGCGTGGCCTCGGGGGGGCTCCTGCACGGGAGCCCCTCAGCCTCATCCACACCCCTCCGGGGGCTTGTGAGGCTCCCCGGGGGGGGTGGAATTTAAGAAGGGAGATTTCCCAGCTTTATAAAACAAGCTGCCTGCGTCGGCCGGGTTCATCCCGGAGGGataaatttcacatttcaggATTTGTTCGCTCCCGAGCTGTCGGGGTGAAGAAAATCCCCCCTCCCAGGATTtcgcgggaggcggcggcggctcgcCCGCCCCTGGCcggctcccagccctcctggcaGAGGCGTTGGTATGCGGAGCAGGAGGCGGCCGTGGAGGCACACAAAGGGCCCGTCTCTCCCTGCCAAAGACTCCAATTCAGCCCCGGATGGAGCAGaaagggtttggggggggaggaTTTGACGGGGCAGCACCAAGAAGGGGACAAACGGGGCGTGAGAGAGGATCCCAGTAAGGGTTGGGCTGGGTTTGAGGTGCAGACGGGACCTTGGGTTTCGTTTCCAGCACCAAGGTTCAGCCCCTCGGAGATGTAGAGGTTCCTTTTCTCTCCGCCTGCCCGAATTCAGCCCCAAAACTGGAACTttttggctgctgcaggagcgtTGCCACGAGCAAAACTCCTCTCAGCAGAGCAAGGATCTGCCCGTGGCCATCAAACGGGGACGTCGCTGGTGGTGCCAGGCATTCCTTCCCTCCTCAGCTCCTGGTGGGAGCAATTCGGTGCTTTTTTTGGGTGACATCACCCCTCTAATTTAGATCCTGCATGGAAATGGGGTTTTAATAAGTTCCCCGGAGAAGTTCTGGCTCGGGTGCCAAACGCCGAGCGCTGCCGTACGTGGagagaatgcaaaaaaaaaaacagcgaGGTTGGTTTTAGTTAATTCCCTCCTGAGGATTTCTCCTCGTGGGTGCAGCTTCCACGTGGGGAGCTCTGCGAGGTCGGGTTTGGGGTGGAGAAGGAATTCAGAGCGTGGCCACAATCCTGAGTGAGGTTTCGCCGGGCAGCTGCGTTGGCCAagctttaaattgtttttaaataaagcctgAAGCCGGCGGGGCTCCTGGTGGGAACAGAACCACGTTTTTCCAGGTTCTGTGCAGACAGCTCCTGCGCAGGAAGCTCTCTGCTGGCTAATTACACCTTAACGAAGCGGTGAGGGTTTAATTAGAGTGAAAGCCGTGCACCTCTGGCTTAGACAAGCCGTGGTGTTTGTTACGTGTTATTTATCAAGCCCGTTGACTAAGGATGACCTGTAGCTCTCGGTCGGGTAGGTACAAGAGCGTTTTCCCCGCTCTCCTGGGGTATTTTTAACTCCCTGCCCATCAGCAGACCGCGTGGCCGCGCGCTTTCCTGGCACGAGGTAAATATTTTGTTGGCAGCCAGGCGTAATTTCGTCATCTTCGCTTCCTCTCCATGCCAGAGGTAAATGACGGCTGGTTTGGGTCTCGCCTTTCTGACCAGATCTTGAGTGCTGGAGCTCTCCTCACGAAGCCTGCGCGATTCCTAgaaattaaaacacacaaaaaaaataaattaggggAGGCTTTCTATAAAGGAAAACCCTTTTGTGGTCAGTGACCATTGGCTGTGTGTGGGTTCTGTCCTCTCAGggagttttttggtttttttttttggtatcaaATGAGAGCAAATTGCAGGCAAAACGGGGAGGGGAGGAACTACCCCAAgcctcagcctggggaaggggtgtgggggctgctggaggaggctgaaCCCGGTGCTCCCCTCCTGATCCTTCAGCAACTGGGATGCTGAGAAGTGAAAAGAGATCCCTGGGCTGCGATTTTCAGCCCTTTCTTTTCAGGATCTTGTCGTTGACGTGGATGCTCTGCGTAACTCGGGGTCTAAGCCTTTTTCTCCCGTTTCTCCTCCTTTTGTgaccccccccccttccctgcctcacGTCTCCCTCCAGCTTTAGGACATGCAAGAAACCTGTGTCTGATTTCCTACTTTGTGCAGGGAACCTGGGAATGCAAGCAGGGACTTCACAGCCTCTcacttcttgtttttattttattttattttgtttgttttcttacagagCCCGGAACCCACAAGTGGCATCCTGCCATCCTGAGCACCACAAACCCGGAATGAGCGGGCAGAAGCTGCTTTGCTTGCCGAGCCGTATCCCCGAGTGCTCGTTCAAAGGTAGTTCTCGCTGCTGGAGCAGCGCCCTCCCTCtccaagctgctttccaaagCTTTGGGGCAGAGCAATCCGGAGCAGAGTGAGACCTGCTGCGTGCACAGAGCGCCGTTAGGGCGACAAATCGCTCTGCTGCCATCAGCCACGCTTCAAAGTCCTCCTTCCTGGGGTTTCCCCAGCAGAATGGTTCATCCACAGGCTCTTTGGGAACTCTAAAATCAGTGAAATTGGGTGATGGAGGCTGTTTAAGCTCACTCTGGTTCTTAGCAGTCCTCTGAAAACGtctctgtgggttttttttttttcaggtgccAGCACATCCGAGCCTGAGAGGTGCCTGAGATAAAGGAGCCGGACCCGGATCCGTCCTGAGCTTCCGAGGTCGATCTGGGGCTGCCCCCCTCCAGGGAGCCATGGAGGACAAACGCAACATCCCCATCATCGAGTGGGAGCACCTGGACAAGAGGAAATTCTACGTCTTTGGGATTTGCATGACCATGATGATCCGGGTGAGCGTTTACCCTTTCACGCTCATCCGGACGCGGCTGCAGGTCCAGAAGGGCAAAAGCCTCTACAACGGGACCTTCGATGCCTTCGTGAAAATCCTGCGGACAGAAGGGACGGCCGGGCTCTACCGGGGTTTTTTGGTCAACACTTTCACCCTGATCTCCGGGCAGTGCTACGTGACGACCTACGAGCTGACTCGCAAGTACGTGGCCcgctacaacaacaacaacgccGTCAAGTCGCTGGTGGCCGGGGGCTCGGCCTCCCTGGTGGCCCAGAGCATCACGGTGCCCATCGATGTCATCTCCCAGCACCTCATGAtgcagaggaaaggggaaagcaTGGGCAGGTTCAAGGTGCAGAACCCAGATGGCAAGCGAATGCTGGTTTTTGGCCAGACCAAGGACATCATCGTGCAGATCTTCAAGGCTGACGGTTTTCGGGGGTTCTACAGGGGCTACGTGGCCTCTCTGCTCACCTATATTCCCAACAGCGCGGTCTGGTGGCCCTTCTACCACTTCTATGCTGGTAAGTGAGGGCTGGCTTCGAGCAGGTCTTATCCCAGCAGGCCCCGAAGGCCTTTAGGTCGCCTCTGAAGCTGTGGGACCAGCCTGATTTGCTTTCTCTGATGGatttggggtgggagcaggagctggcgAGAACAAAGAGCTGGGTCTGATTGAAATGAATCCTACAGGTGGAAGCCTGGCAGAGCAGCCTTTGTTTTAATGCAGGTAAAGAACAGGGTGTGAGTGCTAAAGGACTTTAAAACGAGAAGGCTGTGGGCGAGAGGGGCTCGATGTGGCTGATTTCGCCTCCTGCTAACCCCAAATAATTCTGGCTGTTGGTATGGAGGTGAGGAAGGCCGTTGGCTGGCACCAGGCAGAGTTCTGAAGTCACCGTGCCATTTGTGTGGCAGTTCACGTGGACTCAGGAGCCTTGTGTGTGGCAAAAACACTTCCAGGGCTTGAAATTCCAGAACCAAACCAAGGGATAGGCAGAAACAAAGGCCGGTCAGCTGTGGTTAGGGTGTACATCGTGCTCTGGTTTCCTTGGCTTTCAAACTGGCACCAAGCGTGGTGATAGAAATCTTGGGATATCCTTAACGCTGTTCCCTCTCTAGCTCAGCTCTGGTAACGCTTGGGCTGTTCCCAAACGCTGAAGGAACCCGGCCAGGTAACGTTCCCCGTGCTCAGTAATCCTTGGGGTTTGTCGTGCAGCGAGCTGCCTAAAAGTGATAGCAGAGGCAGGCTCAGATCTCGCCGTGTGAGGCTTTTGCTGTCCGTGGCAGCAGTTTTTAACAGCAAaaccctgctccagctgcttttcCCGTGCTCGGTCCCTGGGCAGAGTGCAGGTtttggctgccagcagcagcgggCACTGAACCTTCCTCAGGGCTCAAAGTACACGGCTGGCTGCCGTTCAGATCAGGTGTTTGGGGTCATAAATGGAGcagcttcctcctctcctcctctcttccagctAGGCACAGCCACcaaaccatcaaaaaaaaaaacaaaacaaccaacagcTGGGACTTCTGGCCTCTGTCCTATGCAAATTTAGCTAATAAAAGTGTGAGAGGGAGGAGAGTCACATCCTGTGTGCCAGGTAGTTCGGGGCAGGCTGAGGAAATTCCCGGGACGAGCAGCGTGTGGCAATTTCCTTCGGGG from Aythya fuligula isolate bAytFul2 chromosome 28, bAytFul2.pri, whole genome shotgun sequence encodes the following:
- the SLC25A44 gene encoding solute carrier family 25 member 44, with the protein product MEDKRNIPIIEWEHLDKRKFYVFGICMTMMIRVSVYPFTLIRTRLQVQKGKSLYNGTFDAFVKILRTEGTAGLYRGFLVNTFTLISGQCYVTTYELTRKYVARYNNNNAVKSLVAGGSASLVAQSITVPIDVISQHLMMQRKGESMGRFKVQNPDGKRMLVFGQTKDIIVQIFKADGFRGFYRGYVASLLTYIPNSAVWWPFYHFYAEQLSSLTPKDCPHLLLQAISGPLAAATASTLTNPMDVIRARVQVEGKSSIVLTFKQLMAEEGPWGLTKGLSARIISATPSTIVIVVGYETLKKLSLRPELVDSRHW